A section of the Pseudomonas lini genome encodes:
- a CDS encoding SLC13 family permease: MSPLILMVTAGLGIALLLFLVLKYKFQPFVALMLVSILVALVAGVKPADLVATIEGGMGKTLGHVAIIIALGAMIGRIIELSGGAEALAKTLIARFGNRRTPLALTIAGFMVGVPVFFEVGVIILMPLAYGVARSARKPLLVFALPMCAALLTVHAFLPPHPGAVAAASQLGADLGRVLMFGLPLTAFLCYVGYRVAGRMTRRVYPMTDDIRAEVYGPHVTNEDLAAWSNGNGKSTERAAVAVSHMGLEEATSSIVSKLPPAPAPGFGLIVSLIVLPIILILLGTLSTSLLPAESILRGIMTVLGAPLVALLIDTLLCAWLLGSRRGWSRTQVSDVIGSALPGVAMVILIAGAGGVFGKVLVDTGIGAVVSDMLRTTGLPVLALGFLLTMLLRAVQGSTTVALVTTAGIISPLIATLNLTANHMALLCLAMGGGGLAMSHINDAGYWIFTKLSGLNVADGLRTWTVLTTLLGTLGFGITLLIWPFV, encoded by the coding sequence ATGAGCCCGTTAATCCTGATGGTTACCGCGGGGCTAGGGATCGCTCTGTTGTTGTTTCTGGTGCTCAAGTACAAGTTCCAGCCGTTCGTGGCCTTGATGCTGGTGAGCATTCTGGTGGCGCTGGTGGCTGGGGTGAAACCGGCCGATCTGGTCGCCACCATTGAAGGCGGCATGGGCAAGACCCTGGGCCATGTCGCGATCATCATTGCCTTGGGCGCGATGATCGGGCGGATTATCGAACTCTCCGGCGGTGCCGAGGCGCTGGCCAAGACGCTGATTGCCCGATTCGGCAACCGCCGCACGCCACTGGCGCTGACGATTGCCGGGTTCATGGTGGGGGTGCCGGTGTTCTTTGAGGTCGGCGTGATCATCCTGATGCCGCTGGCCTATGGCGTCGCTCGCAGTGCGCGTAAGCCATTGTTGGTGTTCGCACTGCCGATGTGCGCGGCGTTGCTGACCGTACACGCCTTCCTGCCGCCACACCCGGGTGCGGTGGCTGCTGCCAGCCAGTTGGGTGCCGACCTTGGCCGCGTGCTGATGTTCGGTCTGCCGCTGACGGCGTTCCTTTGCTATGTCGGCTATCGCGTGGCCGGGCGCATGACCCGTCGGGTGTACCCGATGACTGATGATATTCGTGCCGAGGTCTACGGCCCGCATGTCACCAACGAGGACTTGGCCGCCTGGTCCAATGGCAACGGCAAGAGCACTGAACGAGCGGCTGTGGCCGTGTCGCACATGGGCCTGGAAGAGGCCACCAGCAGCATCGTTTCCAAGTTGCCGCCGGCACCTGCGCCGGGTTTTGGTTTGATCGTCAGCCTGATTGTGTTGCCGATTATTCTGATTCTGCTGGGAACGCTGTCCACCTCGTTGCTGCCTGCCGAATCGATCCTGCGCGGCATCATGACCGTGCTCGGCGCGCCGCTGGTGGCGCTGCTGATCGATACTTTGCTGTGTGCCTGGTTGCTGGGTTCGCGTCGGGGCTGGAGTCGTACTCAGGTGTCTGATGTGATCGGCTCGGCCTTGCCTGGTGTGGCCATGGTGATCCTGATTGCCGGGGCCGGCGGAGTGTTCGGCAAGGTGCTGGTGGATACCGGAATCGGCGCCGTGGTCTCCGATATGCTGCGCACCACCGGTCTGCCGGTACTCGCCCTGGGGTTTCTGCTGACCATGCTGTTGCGTGCGGTTCAGGGCTCGACCACGGTGGCGCTGGTGACCACCGCCGGCATCATCAGTCCGCTGATCGCTACCCTCAATCTCACGGCGAATCACATGGCACTGTTGTGCCTGGCGATGGGCGGTGGCGGGTTGGCCATGTCCCATATCAATGATGCCGGTTACTGGATCTTCACCAAACTGTCCGGGCTGAACGTGGCCGACGGCTTGCGCACCTGGACGGTGTTGACCACCTTGCTCGGCACGTTGGGTTTCGGTATTACCTTGTTGATCTGGCCGTTTGTCTAA
- the otnI gene encoding 2-oxo-tetronate isomerase, which yields MPRFAANLSMLYPEHEFLDRFAAAAADGFEAVEYLFPYDYSAQELKQRLSDNGLVQALFNAPPGDWAAGERGTVSLPGRESEFRSGFDRALEYAAVLGNSRIHVMAGLLPSESDRPRHHGVYLDNLAYATAQAAKAGITVLLEPINTRDMPGFFLNRQDQAQAICKEVGATNLKVQFDCYHCQIVEGDLATKLRRDFDGIGHIQIAGVPDRHEPDLGEVNYPYLFELIDQLAYDGWVGCEYRPRGNTSAGLQWLRDWKAR from the coding sequence ATGCCTCGTTTTGCCGCCAACCTCAGCATGCTCTATCCGGAACATGAGTTTCTGGACCGCTTCGCCGCCGCTGCCGCCGATGGCTTCGAAGCCGTGGAATACCTGTTTCCCTACGATTACAGCGCTCAGGAACTCAAACAGCGCTTGAGCGACAACGGCCTGGTGCAGGCACTGTTCAACGCACCGCCCGGCGATTGGGCGGCGGGCGAGCGGGGCACGGTGTCGTTGCCGGGGCGGGAGAGTGAATTTCGTAGCGGCTTCGATCGCGCGCTGGAATACGCCGCGGTGCTGGGCAACTCGCGCATCCATGTGATGGCCGGCTTGCTGCCGTCGGAAAGCGATCGCCCACGGCATCACGGCGTGTACCTGGATAACCTGGCTTACGCCACCGCGCAGGCCGCCAAGGCTGGCATCACGGTGTTGCTGGAGCCGATCAATACGCGGGACATGCCGGGCTTTTTCCTCAACCGTCAGGATCAGGCCCAGGCCATCTGCAAGGAAGTGGGCGCCACTAACCTGAAGGTTCAGTTCGACTGCTACCACTGCCAGATCGTCGAAGGTGACCTGGCCACTAAACTGCGTCGGGACTTCGACGGCATCGGTCATATCCAGATCGCCGGCGTGCCGGATCGACATGAGCCGGACCTGGGCGAAGTCAATTATCCCTATCTGTTCGAACTGATCGACCAGTTGGCTTATGACGGTTGGGTAGGGTGCGAATACCGGCCGCGTGGTAACACCTCGGCCGGCTTGCAGTGGCTGCGTGACTGGAAGGCGCGCTAA
- a CDS encoding DeoR/GlpR family DNA-binding transcription regulator, producing MPSQKDIAADSGAPMIPEQRRELMLRQLRKHQVLSVHQLMEMFDCSHMTIRRDIALLEQEGRAYSVTGGVRIASQLHSEPSHQIKAVVELPQKQAMAKLAARLLHADMTIYLDAGTSTLEIVPYIKALSGMTVVTNDFGIVQALIDAPHVTVIHTGGQLDHSNQSCVGGLAVATLRQVVTDIAFISTSSWDLRRGLTTPSALKVEVKQVAMQSASQVVLVASSSKYGTFSMYRIAGLEQFDIILSDDALTPAAADSIRKQGVELLLPSDSNA from the coding sequence ATGCCTAGTCAAAAGGACATCGCCGCCGACAGCGGCGCACCGATGATCCCAGAACAGCGCCGTGAATTGATGCTGCGCCAGTTGCGCAAGCATCAGGTGCTGAGCGTTCATCAGTTGATGGAAATGTTCGACTGTTCGCACATGACCATTCGCCGCGATATCGCGCTGCTTGAACAGGAAGGCCGGGCTTATTCGGTCACCGGTGGCGTGCGAATCGCCAGCCAGCTCCATAGCGAGCCCAGCCATCAGATCAAGGCGGTGGTCGAGTTGCCGCAGAAGCAGGCGATGGCCAAGCTGGCCGCGCGGCTACTGCATGCCGATATGACGATTTATCTGGACGCGGGGACGAGCACGCTGGAGATTGTCCCGTACATCAAGGCGCTGTCGGGCATGACCGTGGTGACCAACGACTTCGGGATTGTCCAGGCGCTGATCGATGCGCCCCATGTCACGGTGATTCACACTGGCGGGCAGTTGGATCATTCCAATCAATCATGCGTGGGCGGTCTGGCGGTGGCCACCTTGCGCCAGGTCGTCACCGATATCGCGTTCATCTCCACCAGCTCCTGGGATTTACGTCGCGGCCTTACCACGCCTTCGGCGCTGAAGGTGGAGGTCAAGCAAGTCGCGATGCAATCGGCCTCGCAAGTGGTGCTGGTGGCCAGCAGTTCGAAGTACGGCACGTTCAGCATGTACCGGATCGCCGGGCTCGAACAGTTCGACATCATCCTCAGCGACGACGCGCTGACCCCTGCCGCGGCCGATAGCATCCGCAAGCAGGGTGTCGAACTGTTGTTGCCTTCTGATAGCAACGCGTAA
- a CDS encoding methyl-accepting chemotaxis protein, which produces MSAQGILPSGHAIAALHSGGKSRPAGTALRALFKPGMALLERSRTGFWLPLGLALGACGLALAEHPTSALTLIPGVVYLGCAWQLRERHQRHLQTFWDTELAQLLRSSRDADPATLLVTASMQLRNNERLRSEVQFASRALEQMAQQARDQGEEQSQRIAMIAAASEQIDQTLHSIDALAQGALAAFANAHAQSESGCLEARSVGGSMLTIQHSLGNTAHAVEALLQRTTAVESTVTSIQALARQTQLLALNASIEAARAGEHGRGFAVVADEVRSLAQATDRATNEITTAATAIATAVRQVDGEVKEHRALLEAGNQQSEHLAANLDDLARRSQTNLQHLGAMQLALSEHQQANHALSEQLQQVNGAVQEQSMQTHALHDLTRYLNQLTVGSRP; this is translated from the coding sequence ATGTCTGCTCAAGGAATACTCCCCTCGGGTCATGCCATCGCTGCTCTGCACAGTGGCGGCAAATCGCGTCCCGCCGGCACAGCCCTCAGAGCATTGTTCAAACCCGGCATGGCCCTGCTCGAACGCAGTAGAACCGGTTTCTGGTTACCGCTTGGATTGGCCCTCGGCGCCTGCGGTCTCGCGCTGGCCGAACACCCCACAAGCGCGCTGACCCTGATACCTGGCGTCGTTTACCTGGGCTGCGCCTGGCAACTTCGCGAGCGCCATCAACGCCATCTGCAGACATTCTGGGACACTGAACTTGCACAACTGCTGCGCAGCTCCCGGGATGCCGACCCAGCGACGCTCCTGGTGACCGCCAGCATGCAACTGCGCAACAACGAACGCTTGCGCAGCGAGGTACAGTTCGCCAGCCGTGCCCTGGAGCAGATGGCCCAACAGGCCCGCGACCAGGGTGAGGAACAAAGCCAACGAATTGCCATGATCGCGGCCGCCAGCGAGCAGATCGATCAGACCCTGCACAGCATCGATGCCTTGGCCCAAGGTGCGCTGGCGGCCTTCGCCAACGCCCATGCCCAGAGTGAATCCGGTTGCCTGGAGGCGCGCTCAGTAGGTGGCAGCATGCTCACCATTCAGCACAGCCTGGGCAATACCGCTCACGCCGTGGAAGCATTGCTGCAGCGCACTACCGCAGTGGAAAGCACCGTCACTAGCATCCAGGCACTGGCCAGGCAGACCCAGTTGCTGGCGCTCAATGCCTCCATCGAGGCTGCCCGCGCGGGTGAGCACGGTCGCGGTTTTGCCGTGGTCGCCGATGAGGTCCGCAGCCTGGCCCAGGCCACCGACCGGGCGACCAACGAAATCACTACGGCCGCGACGGCGATCGCCACCGCCGTGCGCCAGGTGGATGGCGAGGTCAAAGAACACCGTGCTTTGCTCGAAGCAGGAAACCAACAGAGCGAGCACCTCGCCGCCAACCTCGACGACCTGGCTCGACGAAGCCAGACCAATCTGCAACATCTCGGCGCCATGCAACTGGCACTCAGCGAGCACCAGCAAGCCAATCATGCCCTCAGCGAACAGTTGCAACAGGTCAATGGGGCGGTGCAGGAGCAGAGCATGCAAACCCATGCGCTGCATGATCTGACCCGTTATCTCAACCAGCTCACCGTCGGAAGTCGCCCATGA
- a CDS encoding substrate-binding periplasmic protein produces the protein MSESSWVLIANTKALCRFCLSLSLLIAGNASGVPLPLELYIPDAPPLTFVDDAKGHGMVGEAVLTAIANAGYVAHVHVLPWARSQKYVSEKQDILIAPLSRTPEREDRFTWITSIMPMERAFFSLDRPVNSFAQAKKTYRVIGVGLGSAQEEILRAQGFSDEQIYPLTIGDNPAQMLLKGRIDAWFNGVPESQYIWPKVSERKLFMSPVMSRAELYLACSRLCSAQLVQDLREAVEKLRDDGTLARIQKSYLSQ, from the coding sequence ATGAGCGAGAGCTCATGGGTATTAATTGCCAATACAAAAGCGCTTTGCAGGTTTTGTCTGTCGTTATCGTTGCTTATTGCCGGTAACGCGTCTGGCGTGCCATTGCCGCTTGAGTTGTATATCCCGGACGCACCGCCACTGACGTTTGTCGATGATGCCAAGGGGCACGGAATGGTCGGAGAAGCCGTTCTGACGGCCATTGCCAACGCTGGCTATGTCGCTCATGTCCATGTGCTTCCCTGGGCCAGATCGCAGAAATACGTCAGCGAGAAGCAGGATATTTTGATAGCCCCCTTGTCTCGCACGCCGGAACGCGAAGATCGCTTCACCTGGATCACGTCAATCATGCCCATGGAGCGCGCTTTTTTCAGCCTCGACCGGCCGGTGAACAGCTTCGCCCAAGCGAAAAAAACCTACCGGGTGATCGGTGTCGGCCTGGGCAGCGCTCAGGAGGAAATCCTGCGTGCACAAGGTTTCAGCGACGAGCAGATCTACCCGCTGACCATTGGCGATAACCCTGCGCAGATGCTTTTGAAAGGTCGCATTGATGCCTGGTTCAATGGTGTTCCCGAGAGTCAATACATCTGGCCGAAGGTGTCTGAACGCAAGCTGTTCATGAGCCCCGTCATGAGCAGAGCGGAGCTCTATCTGGCTTGCTCCAGGCTTTGCTCCGCTCAACTGGTGCAAGACCTGCGCGAGGCGGTTGAAAAGCTTCGCGATGACGGCACTCTGGCGCGTATACAGAAGAGCTATTTGTCGCAATAA
- a CDS encoding alpha/beta hydrolase: MPHNNNIDGIIEQLSQLPPLSSLTVDQQRQQAEQLFGSGSCAEGVVFEAANLAGVSGLWVNPTDARPDVVLLYLHGGGYSFGSAQAYRPFVSQLAARSRIRTLCIDYRLAPEHPFPAAVEDALDVYRALLENGVNAGHLVLAGDSAGGGLCMALMLAAKAAGLPLPAAAVVMSPWVDMAQTGASWNLQKARDPLLGPLAGKTLMADTYLQGAEPLNPLASPLYGDLRSLPPVLIQVGSRECLLDDSTRLASRLASAEVAVHLDVWPGMIHVFQSMSDQLEEARRALDQISAFLLRHLGEDVS, from the coding sequence ATGCCCCATAACAACAACATCGACGGCATCATCGAACAACTCAGCCAACTGCCTCCCCTCAGCTCGCTGACTGTCGATCAACAGCGTCAACAGGCCGAACAACTTTTCGGCTCCGGCTCCTGTGCCGAGGGCGTGGTCTTTGAGGCCGCCAATCTGGCCGGTGTCAGTGGGCTTTGGGTCAATCCCACAGATGCCCGGCCTGACGTCGTGTTGCTGTATCTGCATGGCGGAGGCTATTCATTTGGCAGTGCCCAGGCCTATCGCCCGTTCGTTAGCCAATTGGCAGCCCGCAGCCGGATTCGTACCCTGTGCATCGATTACCGCCTGGCCCCGGAACACCCTTTCCCGGCCGCCGTAGAGGACGCTCTGGATGTCTACCGCGCACTCCTCGAAAACGGTGTGAACGCCGGGCACCTGGTGCTGGCCGGCGACAGTGCCGGTGGCGGTCTGTGCATGGCCCTGATGCTGGCTGCCAAGGCCGCTGGTTTGCCGCTGCCCGCAGCTGCGGTAGTGATGTCGCCTTGGGTGGACATGGCTCAGACTGGAGCGTCCTGGAATTTGCAGAAGGCGAGAGATCCATTGCTCGGCCCGCTTGCTGGCAAGACCCTTATGGCCGACACCTATCTGCAGGGCGCCGAACCACTGAATCCGCTGGCCTCCCCCCTATACGGTGACCTTCGGAGTCTACCGCCAGTGCTGATCCAGGTGGGCAGTCGGGAATGCCTGCTGGACGATTCAACCCGGCTCGCCAGCCGCCTGGCCAGCGCCGAAGTGGCGGTACACCTGGACGTCTGGCCGGGAATGATTCATGTCTTCCAGAGCATGAGCGATCAACTCGAAGAAGCCCGCCGGGCACTGGACCAGATCAGCGCCTTCCTCCTTCGGCACCTGGGGGAAGATGTGTCCTGA
- a CDS encoding sigma 54-interacting transcriptional regulator has protein sequence MNNPHSLLPHLAVQEEHFSPRGDSTQLTEGNSPTLAELAECLFFSPVDGRIWLNDQRMLLLHSSSFGALRREIIERQGLEQTRGLFTRTGYLSGARDARLIRERWPDADAAAVFSAGTRLHTLEGMTKVEPLHFKFDADSGFYEGEFLWHHSCEADEHIAAYGIGQDPVCWTELGYAIGYVSGLFGRLVIFRETECRGMGHESCRVIGKTAEQWGDVEQDLSYLTATPSSVAPKQRPVPAPAPQDDDSELPGGQKPIGASAAFNAATLALQRVAPTPATVLFSGESGVGKELFARQLHQFSPRHQAPFVALNCAAIPDNLIEAELFGVERGAYTGATHSRPGRFERAHGGTLFLDEIASLSLPGQGKLLRALQEREIERIGASQSIKVDVRVVAATNVDLRKAVAAGDFREDLFYRLNVYPITLPPLRERRDDIPLLVNAFLRRFCQAYARKPAGLTMRALKVLLRYDFPGNVRELQNLVERGLIASEDGQAIDLVHLFRNEPMPQEAYSLDGNGSLAATDQSPATTQPRPALLETLARLEHGFSIEGLESRLIDEALQKSEGNLAAAARLLGLSRAQFAYRLKKYRQASV, from the coding sequence ATGAATAATCCCCATTCGCTGCTTCCTCATCTCGCGGTGCAGGAGGAACATTTCTCGCCACGGGGAGACAGCACTCAACTGACCGAGGGCAACTCACCGACCCTGGCCGAGTTAGCCGAATGCCTGTTCTTTTCCCCGGTTGACGGACGTATCTGGCTCAACGACCAGCGCATGCTGCTATTGCACAGTTCATCCTTCGGCGCGCTGCGACGGGAGATTATCGAGCGCCAGGGACTGGAACAGACTCGCGGTCTGTTTACTCGCACCGGCTATTTGTCCGGCGCACGTGATGCGCGATTGATCCGCGAGCGCTGGCCAGACGCCGACGCCGCGGCGGTGTTCTCGGCTGGCACGCGCCTGCACACACTCGAAGGCATGACCAAGGTCGAACCCCTGCACTTCAAATTCGACGCCGACTCAGGCTTCTACGAAGGTGAATTCCTCTGGCACCACTCCTGTGAGGCCGACGAACATATCGCCGCCTACGGGATTGGCCAGGATCCGGTGTGCTGGACCGAACTGGGCTATGCCATCGGTTATGTCAGCGGGCTGTTCGGCCGCCTGGTGATCTTCCGTGAAACCGAGTGCCGGGGCATGGGCCATGAGAGCTGCCGGGTGATCGGCAAGACCGCCGAGCAATGGGGCGATGTCGAACAGGACCTGAGTTATCTCACCGCCACGCCATCCAGCGTCGCCCCCAAGCAACGTCCAGTCCCGGCGCCCGCGCCCCAGGATGACGACAGCGAATTACCCGGCGGGCAAAAACCCATTGGCGCCAGCGCCGCCTTCAACGCCGCGACCCTCGCCCTGCAGCGGGTTGCGCCGACGCCGGCCACGGTGCTGTTCAGTGGCGAGTCCGGGGTCGGCAAGGAATTGTTCGCCCGTCAGTTGCATCAGTTCAGCCCACGCCACCAAGCACCTTTCGTGGCCCTCAACTGCGCAGCGATCCCGGACAATCTGATCGAGGCCGAACTGTTTGGTGTCGAACGCGGCGCCTATACCGGCGCGACCCATTCGCGCCCCGGACGCTTCGAACGCGCTCACGGTGGCACCCTGTTTCTCGATGAAATCGCCAGCCTCAGCCTGCCCGGACAGGGCAAGCTGCTGCGTGCATTGCAAGAGCGTGAGATCGAGCGCATCGGTGCAAGTCAGTCGATCAAGGTCGATGTCCGGGTAGTGGCCGCAACCAATGTCGACTTGCGCAAAGCCGTGGCGGCCGGAGACTTTCGCGAGGACCTGTTCTACCGCCTGAACGTCTATCCCATCACGTTGCCGCCATTGCGCGAACGCCGTGACGACATCCCGTTGCTGGTCAATGCGTTCCTGCGGCGCTTCTGTCAGGCCTACGCCCGCAAGCCCGCCGGGTTGACCATGCGTGCACTCAAAGTGCTGTTGCGCTATGACTTCCCCGGCAACGTGCGGGAATTGCAAAACCTGGTCGAGCGCGGCCTGATCGCCAGCGAAGACGGTCAAGCCATCGATCTGGTCCACCTGTTTCGCAACGAACCCATGCCACAGGAGGCGTACTCTCTGGACGGCAATGGCAGCCTCGCAGCCACTGACCAGAGCCCCGCCACCACGCAGCCTCGTCCGGCCTTGCTGGAAACCCTGGCTCGTCTGGAACACGGCTTCTCCATTGAAGGCCTGGAGTCGCGTTTGATCGACGAAGCGCTGCAAAAGAGCGAAGGCAATCTCGCGGCCGCCGCGCGACTGCTGGGGTTGAGTCGTGCGCAGTTTGCCTACCGACTGAAGAAGTACCGACAGGCATCGGTTTGA
- a CDS encoding benzaldehyde dehydrogenase, translating into MSVSEPSDFLRDALWCERIFNGDWIRPLGGVNRVIEPATGEVLTVTGLADAADIAFASLTAARVQPAWAALGPRERAEIFRKAAALAQQHFAELALYIARESGGSLFKGEHEVREAIVLLHQAAGLLSQPHGLVLPSEAGRLSYARRLPHGVVGVISPFNFPLVLSLRSVAPALAAGNAVVLKPDPQTPVSGGFIIARLFEAAGLPKGLLQVLPGAAVAGEALCRDPHVRMIAFTGSTAAGRKVAEVAGRHLKKVALELGGKNSLIVLEDADLELAASNAAWGAWLHQGQICMATGRILAHESIAEELVRRLAEKARAITVGNAARGEAVLGPLINKRQLQRVHEIVTESVTAGATLEAGGEFERLFYQPTVLSGVRPGMRAFEEEIFGPVATVVSFSSDDEAIDLANRTEYGLSAGIISPSVGHAMAIGEQLNCGLLHINDQTVADECINPFGGRGSSGNGGSVGGPADWDEYTQWQWVTVKDTAPRYPF; encoded by the coding sequence ATGTCGGTAAGTGAACCATCTGATTTTCTGCGGGACGCACTGTGGTGCGAACGCATCTTCAATGGCGACTGGATACGTCCATTGGGCGGCGTCAACAGAGTCATCGAGCCGGCCACCGGCGAGGTACTGACCGTCACAGGATTAGCCGATGCGGCGGACATCGCGTTTGCCAGCCTGACCGCTGCCCGTGTTCAACCGGCCTGGGCGGCATTGGGGCCACGGGAGCGCGCAGAGATCTTTCGCAAAGCCGCAGCCCTGGCCCAGCAACACTTTGCCGAACTGGCGCTGTACATCGCCCGGGAAAGTGGCGGCAGCCTGTTCAAGGGAGAACATGAGGTTCGCGAGGCGATCGTCTTGTTGCATCAGGCCGCCGGTCTGCTGTCGCAACCCCATGGTCTGGTCCTCCCAAGCGAAGCGGGGCGTTTGTCCTATGCGCGCCGGTTGCCCCATGGCGTGGTCGGGGTGATTTCACCGTTCAACTTTCCCCTGGTGCTTTCCCTGCGTTCGGTGGCACCGGCGCTGGCGGCCGGCAACGCGGTGGTGCTCAAGCCCGATCCGCAGACCCCGGTCAGTGGCGGTTTCATCATTGCCCGGTTGTTCGAGGCGGCCGGTTTGCCAAAAGGGTTGCTGCAGGTTTTACCGGGCGCAGCAGTGGCCGGTGAGGCCCTGTGCCGCGACCCGCATGTTCGGATGATCGCGTTCACCGGTTCTACCGCAGCCGGGCGCAAGGTCGCGGAGGTGGCTGGGCGTCATCTGAAAAAAGTCGCTCTGGAACTGGGCGGCAAGAACTCGTTGATCGTGCTCGAAGATGCCGATCTTGAGTTGGCGGCGAGCAATGCCGCTTGGGGTGCCTGGCTGCATCAGGGGCAAATCTGCATGGCCACCGGACGCATCCTGGCCCATGAATCGATCGCTGAAGAACTGGTCCGCCGGCTGGCAGAGAAAGCCCGGGCGATCACGGTCGGCAATGCTGCTCGTGGCGAGGCGGTATTGGGGCCTTTGATCAACAAACGACAGTTGCAACGCGTGCATGAAATCGTCACGGAGAGTGTGACGGCCGGGGCAACACTGGAAGCCGGCGGCGAGTTTGAACGGCTGTTCTACCAACCTACGGTGCTTTCCGGTGTGCGTCCGGGCATGCGCGCATTCGAGGAGGAGATCTTCGGCCCGGTCGCCACGGTGGTGAGTTTTTCCAGCGACGATGAGGCCATCGACCTGGCCAACCGCACCGAGTATGGCTTGTCCGCAGGGATCATTTCGCCTTCGGTCGGGCACGCGATGGCGATTGGCGAACAACTCAATTGTGGTCTGCTGCACATCAACGATCAGACGGTGGCCGACGAGTGCATCAACCCGTTCGGTGGGCGCGGCAGTTCGGGCAATGGCGGCAGCGTGGGCGGTCCGGCCGACTGGGACGAATACACCCAATGGCAATGGGTGACGGTCAAGGATACCGCGCCGCGCTACCCGTTCTGA
- a CDS encoding coniferyl-alcohol dehydrogenase, translating into MKLDNKIVLVTGVSSGIGAATASLLRAHGAHVIGVDLKAPHMTLDGFVQGDLSSAENIDRLLPQLPARIDSLCNIAGVPGTANPQLLAQVNYLGLRHLSQALLPRIAAGGSIVNIASILGAEWPLRLEQHKALARIEGFAAAQAWLAVHPVPDATCYQYFKEALIVWNYLQAQPWFLEHSVRMNSVAPGPVFTPILGDFVSMLGEARTQADAHRMKRPGYADEVAAVIAFLCADESRWINGVNLAVDGGLASTYI; encoded by the coding sequence ATGAAACTCGACAACAAGATTGTGCTGGTGACCGGGGTCTCCTCGGGTATCGGCGCCGCTACTGCAAGCCTGCTGCGCGCCCACGGCGCCCACGTGATTGGCGTCGATCTGAAGGCCCCGCACATGACCCTGGACGGTTTTGTCCAGGGTGATCTGAGCAGTGCCGAGAACATCGACCGGCTGCTGCCGCAGTTACCGGCACGGATCGACAGCCTGTGCAATATCGCCGGGGTGCCGGGCACCGCAAATCCGCAATTGCTGGCGCAGGTCAATTACCTGGGACTGCGTCACCTGAGCCAGGCATTGTTGCCGCGAATCGCCGCTGGCGGCAGCATCGTCAATATCGCCTCGATCCTCGGCGCCGAGTGGCCGTTACGCCTGGAACAGCACAAGGCGCTGGCACGCATCGAAGGTTTCGCCGCTGCGCAAGCCTGGCTGGCCGTGCACCCGGTACCGGACGCGACCTGCTACCAGTATTTCAAGGAAGCCTTGATCGTCTGGAATTACCTGCAGGCCCAGCCCTGGTTCCTCGAACACTCAGTGCGCATGAACAGCGTGGCACCGGGCCCGGTTTTCACCCCCATCCTCGGCGACTTTGTGAGCATGCTCGGTGAAGCACGGACCCAGGCCGATGCCCATCGCATGAAACGCCCCGGTTATGCCGATGAGGTGGCGGCGGTGATTGCTTTCCTGTGTGCCGACGAGTCGCGCTGGATCAACGGCGTCAACCTGGCAGTCGATGGCGGATTGGCCTCCACCTACATCTGA